In Luteitalea sp. TBR-22, one genomic interval encodes:
- a CDS encoding HAMP domain-containing sensor histidine kinase has protein sequence MSSRWPDALRDALGLRLALWYAAIFVASALTLVALTYVLLSASLRRYDRDTIETTLVQYGRAYMVGGVEELARELREGNVAATPGPLLVRLIGPGQQLTFFSMPQQWRRFDLSQLDTPRFSGEQTWTTLDPGDGGDELEVASVRLPDGTLLQVGRSTDRRRELLRLFRLVLLVDVAVVLVTALAGGLLITRSGLQPVRALRDTVRGIVETGRTDARVPPSKGGDTLGELGSLVNAMLDRIDRVVGGMRGALDNVAHDLRTPLTRLRGIAEEALASGDPERQRIALAECVEEADRVNAMLHSLMDISEAETGTMALRREPVPLAELVRQTVDMYEDAAEDGRIAIATHVEPALVVPVDRTRMRQVLANLLDNAIKYSPEDGHIVIRASEADGRAVLTVEDDGPGIPADELPRVWERLYRGDRSRSTRGLGLGLSLVKAIVEAHGGSVGVESAVGAGSRFEIRLPLTSSAAARS, from the coding sequence ATGTCCTCAAGGTGGCCTGACGCGCTGCGCGACGCCCTCGGCCTGCGCCTCGCGCTCTGGTACGCGGCCATCTTCGTCGCCAGCGCGCTGACGCTGGTGGCGCTCACCTACGTCCTGCTGTCGGCGTCGCTGCGCCGCTACGACCGCGACACCATCGAGACCACCCTCGTGCAGTACGGGCGCGCCTACATGGTCGGCGGCGTGGAGGAACTGGCCCGCGAACTGCGCGAGGGCAATGTCGCGGCCACGCCAGGCCCGCTGTTGGTCCGGCTGATCGGACCCGGGCAGCAACTGACGTTCTTCAGCATGCCGCAGCAGTGGCGGCGATTCGACCTCTCGCAGCTGGACACGCCCCGCTTCAGCGGCGAGCAGACCTGGACCACGCTCGACCCGGGCGACGGCGGCGACGAGCTCGAGGTCGCGTCGGTGCGCCTGCCCGACGGCACGCTCCTGCAGGTGGGTCGGAGCACCGATCGCCGGCGCGAGCTCCTCAGGCTGTTCCGCCTGGTGCTGCTGGTGGACGTGGCCGTGGTGCTGGTGACGGCCCTGGCCGGCGGCCTGCTGATCACCCGCTCCGGGCTGCAGCCGGTGCGCGCGTTGCGCGACACGGTGCGCGGCATCGTGGAGACGGGCCGCACGGATGCGCGCGTCCCGCCGTCGAAGGGCGGCGACACGCTCGGCGAGCTCGGCAGCCTCGTCAACGCGATGCTGGACCGCATCGATCGCGTCGTCGGCGGCATGCGCGGCGCCCTCGACAACGTCGCCCACGACCTGCGGACGCCGCTCACGCGGCTGCGTGGCATCGCCGAGGAGGCGCTCGCGTCCGGGGACCCGGAGCGGCAGCGCATCGCCCTCGCCGAGTGCGTTGAGGAGGCCGATCGCGTCAACGCGATGCTGCACTCGCTCATGGACATCTCTGAGGCCGAGACCGGGACGATGGCGCTCAGGCGTGAGCCGGTGCCGCTGGCCGAGCTCGTGCGGCAGACGGTGGACATGTACGAGGACGCGGCCGAGGATGGCCGCATCGCCATCGCGACGCACGTCGAGCCGGCGCTCGTGGTGCCGGTGGATCGCACGCGCATGCGCCAGGTGCTGGCCAACCTGCTCGACAACGCCATCAAGTACAGCCCCGAGGATGGCCACATCGTCATCCGCGCCTCCGAGGCCGACGGACGTGCGGTGCTGACGGTCGAGGACGACGGCCCGGGCATCCCCGCCGACGAACTGCCGCGCGTGTGGGAGCGCCTGTACCGCGGCGACCGCAGCCGCAGCACGCGTGGCCTCGGGCTCGGCCTCAGCCTCGTCAAGGCCATCGTCGAGGCACACGGCGGCAGCGTCGGCGTCGAGTCCGCGGTCGGTGCCGGCAGCCGCTTCGAGATCCGCCTGCCCCTCACGTCGTCGGCTGCGGCGAGATCCTGA
- a CDS encoding ABC transporter permease yields the protein MRPRLRRAAWALALVHALALLAGPLAPHTPQEQHRDHPEAPPTRLHFRDDAGRWHARPFVHPLTIAGATPGHYVEDRSVSLPVQLMVDGPAYTLLGRSWRTHLIGIESDGPLYLLGTDALGRDVLSRLVHGAAWSLTSAMLAVTLTLAIAAAVGAVAGMAGGWLDVLLMGVADLLATLPWIYLLLALRAVLPLDARPVVSVGATVLALALVGWVRPARLVRTVVARSRGDLHVMAARGLGASRRHVLLRHVLPATAGVVLTQAALLAPRFIVAEVTLAFLGLGPGEPTPSWGTMLADARATDLAATWWLLAPAAALVPVCYIYYALADGLQARLGRIE from the coding sequence ATGAGGCCCCGTCTGCGGCGTGCGGCATGGGCACTCGCCCTGGTGCACGCGCTTGCCCTGCTCGCCGGACCGCTGGCGCCACACACGCCCCAGGAACAGCATCGCGACCACCCGGAGGCGCCCCCGACCCGCCTTCACTTCCGTGATGACGCGGGCCGGTGGCACGCGCGCCCGTTCGTGCATCCCCTGACGATCGCCGGCGCCACGCCGGGCCACTACGTCGAGGACCGCTCGGTGTCACTGCCGGTGCAGCTCATGGTCGACGGCCCGGCCTACACGCTGCTCGGCCGCTCGTGGCGCACGCACCTGATCGGGATCGAGAGCGACGGACCGCTGTACCTGCTCGGCACCGACGCGCTCGGACGCGACGTGCTCTCGCGCCTCGTGCACGGCGCTGCCTGGTCGCTGACCTCCGCGATGCTCGCCGTGACGCTCACGCTCGCCATTGCCGCCGCGGTCGGGGCGGTGGCCGGCATGGCCGGAGGCTGGCTCGACGTGCTGCTGATGGGCGTGGCCGACCTGCTGGCGACACTGCCGTGGATCTACCTGCTGCTCGCGCTGCGCGCCGTCCTGCCGCTCGACGCGCGCCCCGTCGTGTCGGTGGGGGCCACGGTGCTCGCGCTCGCGCTCGTCGGCTGGGTGCGGCCGGCACGGCTGGTGCGCACCGTGGTGGCGCGCAGCCGCGGCGACCTGCACGTGATGGCCGCACGCGGACTTGGCGCCTCCCGCCGACATGTCCTGCTGCGGCACGTGCTGCCGGCGACCGCCGGGGTCGTGCTGACACAGGCCGCCCTCCTCGCACCGCGCTTCATCGTCGCCGAGGTCACCCTGGCGTTCCTGGGCCTGGGTCCGGGTGAGCCGACGCCAAGCTGGGGCACCATGCTCGCCGACGCGCGCGCCACCGACCTCGCGGCGACCTGGTGGCTGCTCGCGCCGGCCGCGGCGCTGGTGCCCGTGTGCTACATCTACTACGCCCTCGCCGACGGCCTGCAGGCCCGGCTCGGCCGGATCGAGTAA
- a CDS encoding DegQ family serine endoprotease encodes MTSDYGTLGRKGAAAGAVLLTGVLLGYTAAPDAKGTTPAPVAAAREAVTRTLGPATHSYANVVEAVTPAVVTVRSERRIRQVSQPMPDDWLRDFFGGRGPMPQRPAPRAGGLGSGVIVRADGYVLTNHHVIDGAEQVTVELTDGRSFKADVVGSDAASDLAVLKIAGATNLRTLPLGNSDAVAVGDVVLAVGNPLGVGQTVTMGIVSAKGRATGGTSYEDFIQTDAPINQGNSGGPLVNVDGELVGINSQILSPSGGNIGIGFSIPANMARNVMTQLIETGTVRRGMLGVTIQPVTSDIARSLGLDTVRGALVNGVQPGSPAAKAGLRRGDVITRVNGEDVKDGNELRNRVAQVRPGTALPLEVIRDGKPASYSVTVGELKTTTTDEARPDADTGAEPDTTGYGMGVQALTPEQARELDLPPGRGVLVRSVNPDGRAAAAGLREGDVIEEVDGAPVSSVDGLRSRLGKGEKPALLLVHRGEATVFLTIERLS; translated from the coding sequence ATGACTTCTGATTACGGCACCCTCGGCCGGAAGGGCGCGGCGGCTGGCGCCGTGCTGCTCACCGGCGTCCTTCTCGGTTACACGGCCGCCCCGGACGCCAAGGGCACCACACCTGCCCCGGTGGCGGCGGCCCGCGAGGCCGTCACGCGCACGCTCGGCCCCGCCACCCACTCCTACGCCAACGTGGTCGAGGCGGTCACGCCTGCGGTCGTGACGGTGCGCTCGGAGCGACGCATCAGGCAGGTCAGCCAGCCGATGCCCGACGACTGGCTCCGCGACTTCTTCGGCGGGCGCGGGCCGATGCCGCAACGGCCGGCGCCGAGGGCCGGCGGCCTCGGCTCCGGCGTCATTGTCCGCGCCGACGGGTACGTGCTCACCAATCACCACGTGATCGACGGCGCCGAGCAGGTGACGGTGGAACTCACCGACGGCCGCAGCTTCAAGGCCGACGTCGTCGGGTCGGACGCGGCGAGCGACCTCGCGGTGCTCAAGATCGCCGGCGCGACCAACCTGCGGACGCTGCCGCTCGGCAACTCCGATGCGGTCGCCGTCGGCGACGTCGTGCTGGCCGTGGGCAACCCGCTCGGCGTCGGCCAGACCGTCACGATGGGCATCGTCAGCGCCAAGGGCCGTGCCACCGGTGGCACCAGCTACGAGGACTTCATCCAGACCGACGCGCCGATCAACCAGGGCAACTCGGGCGGCCCGCTGGTCAACGTCGACGGCGAACTGGTGGGCATCAACTCGCAGATCCTGTCGCCCTCGGGCGGCAACATCGGCATCGGCTTCTCGATCCCGGCCAACATGGCGCGCAACGTCATGACGCAGTTGATCGAGACGGGCACGGTGCGGCGCGGCATGCTCGGCGTGACCATCCAGCCGGTCACCTCCGACATCGCGCGCAGCCTCGGCCTCGACACCGTCCGCGGCGCCCTCGTCAACGGCGTGCAGCCGGGCAGCCCGGCGGCGAAGGCGGGCCTGCGGCGCGGCGACGTGATCACGCGGGTGAACGGTGAGGACGTCAAGGACGGCAACGAGCTGCGCAACCGCGTCGCCCAGGTCCGCCCGGGCACGGCGCTGCCCCTCGAGGTGATCCGCGACGGCAAGCCGGCTTCGTACTCGGTGACCGTCGGCGAGTTGAAGACCACGACGACGGATGAGGCGCGACCCGACGCCGACACCGGCGCCGAACCCGACACGACCGGTTACGGGATGGGCGTGCAGGCGCTCACGCCGGAGCAGGCGCGTGAGCTCGACCTGCCGCCCGGCCGCGGCGTGCTGGTCCGGTCGGTGAACCCCGACGGCCGCGCCGCGGCGGCGGGGCTTCGAGAAGGCGACGTCATCGAGGAGGTGGACGGCGCACCGGTGTCGAGCGTCGACGGCCTGCGCAGCCGCCTCGGCAAGGGCGAGAAGCCGGCGCTGCTCCTGGTGCACCGCGGCGAGGCGACGGTGTTCCTCACCATCGAGCGGCTGTCGTAG
- a CDS encoding ABC transporter substrate-binding protein — MSALLSPPSLPRRLAATALLALASGLALLAQPATRGAARPGRSGGSLVVALRAEPRTFNPVLAVDGPSKEIAGRLHGSLIRINRATLQTEPELATRWRMSPDGRRFTLTLRTGVRFSDGEPFGVDDVLFSFRVYLDPAVGAPQRDLLIVGGRPITVSRVDDTTVQFDLAQPYAAAERLFDGFAMLPRHRLEKAWKEGRFTSAWGLDTPPGDVVGLGPFRAVSRLPGERVVLERNPHYWKVDARGTRLPYLDRLILLAVPGEDAQVARFLAGDTHVVARLAGEQYAALERGAGRGYAVWNAGAGLEHTFLFFNLNDVDATTLPAVAARQRWFRDVRFRRAVSMAIDRPAIVRLAYRGRATALWGPTPPGYGPWVNAAIPQPARSAPEAQRLLAEAGFRRGAKGALVDGSGTPVTFTIATNTSNPQRVRIASLIQEDLAAIGIGVQVAPLEFRALIDRLTRSFDYDTAILSLGGSDADPNTEVNVWLSSGANHLWHPAQASPATPWEREIDRLMRLQVGTLDRQARKRAFDRVQAIVAEQLPLVPLASPQILGATRAGLANVRPAAIEPHVLWNVDELFWETPRP, encoded by the coding sequence GTGTCCGCACTTCTCTCCCCGCCTTCGCTGCCGCGACGACTCGCCGCGACGGCCCTGCTGGCCCTGGCCAGCGGGCTCGCGCTCCTCGCGCAGCCCGCCACCCGAGGCGCGGCGAGGCCAGGCCGCAGCGGCGGCTCGCTGGTGGTCGCCCTGCGCGCCGAGCCCCGCACGTTCAACCCGGTGCTGGCCGTCGACGGGCCGTCGAAGGAGATCGCCGGCCGCCTCCACGGCAGTCTGATTCGCATCAACCGCGCCACACTGCAGACCGAGCCCGAACTGGCGACCCGCTGGCGGATGTCGCCCGACGGCCGCCGGTTCACCCTCACGCTGCGCACGGGCGTGCGCTTCTCGGATGGCGAGCCCTTCGGCGTCGACGATGTGCTGTTCTCGTTCCGGGTGTACCTCGATCCGGCCGTCGGCGCGCCGCAGCGCGACCTGCTGATCGTCGGCGGCAGGCCGATCACCGTGTCGAGGGTCGACGACACCACGGTGCAGTTCGACCTCGCGCAGCCCTACGCTGCGGCCGAGCGCCTCTTCGACGGGTTCGCGATGCTCCCGAGGCACCGGCTCGAGAAGGCCTGGAAGGAGGGCCGCTTCACGTCCGCCTGGGGCCTCGACACGCCGCCGGGGGACGTGGTCGGCCTGGGACCGTTCCGCGCCGTGTCGCGGCTGCCCGGCGAGCGCGTCGTTCTCGAGCGCAACCCGCACTACTGGAAGGTCGATGCGCGTGGCACGCGGTTGCCCTACCTCGATCGCCTGATCCTGCTGGCCGTGCCTGGCGAGGACGCGCAGGTGGCGCGCTTCCTCGCGGGCGACACCCACGTGGTGGCGCGGCTGGCCGGGGAGCAGTACGCCGCGCTGGAACGTGGCGCGGGACGTGGCTACGCCGTGTGGAACGCCGGCGCCGGCCTCGAGCACACCTTCCTCTTCTTCAACCTCAACGACGTCGATGCGACGACGCTGCCGGCGGTGGCCGCCCGCCAGCGCTGGTTCCGCGACGTGCGCTTCCGCCGGGCCGTGTCGATGGCCATCGACCGGCCGGCCATCGTCCGGCTCGCCTACCGAGGCCGCGCGACGGCCCTGTGGGGACCGACGCCGCCCGGCTACGGCCCGTGGGTCAACGCGGCCATCCCGCAGCCGGCGCGATCGGCGCCCGAGGCGCAGCGCCTGCTCGCCGAGGCCGGCTTCCGCCGTGGCGCCAAAGGCGCCCTGGTGGACGGCAGCGGCACGCCCGTCACGTTCACCATCGCCACCAACACGTCCAACCCGCAGCGCGTGCGCATCGCCTCGCTGATCCAGGAGGACCTCGCGGCGATCGGCATCGGCGTGCAGGTGGCGCCGCTGGAGTTCCGCGCGCTCATCGACCGACTGACGCGATCGTTCGACTACGACACGGCCATCCTCAGCCTCGGCGGGTCGGACGCCGATCCGAACACGGAGGTGAACGTGTGGCTGTCGAGCGGGGCGAACCATCTCTGGCACCCGGCACAGGCCTCGCCCGCGACCCCGTGGGAGCGCGAGATCGACCGGCTGATGCGCCTGCAGGTGGGCACGCTCGATCGCCAGGCGCGCAAACGCGCGTTCGATCGCGTGCAGGCCATCGTGGCCGAGCAGTTGCCCCTCGTGCCACTGGCGAGTCCGCAGATCCTCGGCGCCACGCGGGCCGGACTGGCCAACGTGCGGCCCGCGGCCATCGAGCCGCACGTGCTCTGGAACGTCGACGAGCTGTTCTGGGAGACGCCGCGCCCGTGA
- the bla gene encoding subclass B3 metallo-beta-lactamase, protein MPSRSISLLWWCVLVFACVASAFAQDDPDGWKRPTEPVRIAGPIHYVGTFGLASYLLATPEGHILIDGGLPGHEGLILQSIERLGFKPRDVKVLLTTQAHFDHVGTLAALKQATGARVVVMRGDEGILASGGRTDYLMGRDAAYQFPPVTADEVIGDGHVLRLGDVSLTARHTPGHTPGTTTWTTTVNEAGRSLRVAFAGSTFVNPGTRLVKNPSYPGIEADYRRSFALLESLPVDIFLGAHAQGFGFHERRARSATEGVAAWVDGDALKRTAIASKAAFEKLVAAER, encoded by the coding sequence ATGCCGAGTCGCTCGATTTCGCTGCTGTGGTGGTGCGTGCTCGTGTTCGCGTGTGTCGCGTCGGCGTTCGCCCAGGACGATCCCGACGGCTGGAAGCGCCCCACCGAGCCGGTCCGCATCGCAGGGCCGATTCATTACGTCGGCACCTTCGGACTGGCGTCCTACCTGCTTGCCACGCCCGAGGGGCACATCCTCATCGACGGCGGGCTGCCCGGGCACGAGGGACTCATCCTGCAGTCCATCGAGCGCCTGGGCTTCAAGCCGCGCGACGTCAAGGTGCTGCTCACCACACAGGCGCACTTCGATCATGTCGGCACCCTCGCGGCCCTGAAGCAGGCGACCGGCGCGCGCGTCGTCGTGATGCGCGGCGACGAGGGCATCCTCGCCAGCGGCGGCAGGACCGACTACCTGATGGGACGCGATGCGGCGTACCAGTTCCCGCCGGTTACCGCCGACGAGGTGATCGGCGATGGGCACGTGCTCAGGTTGGGGGATGTGTCCTTGACCGCCCGTCACACCCCCGGCCACACGCCGGGCACCACGACGTGGACGACGACCGTCAACGAGGCGGGACGATCGCTGCGCGTCGCGTTCGCCGGCAGCACGTTCGTGAACCCGGGCACGCGCCTGGTGAAGAACCCGTCGTACCCGGGCATCGAAGCGGACTACCGTCGCTCGTTCGCGCTGCTCGAGTCGCTGCCCGTGGACATCTTCCTGGGGGCGCACGCGCAGGGCTTCGGCTTCCACGAGCGTCGGGCGCGGTCGGCAACCGAGGGCGTCGCGGCATGGGTCGATGGCGATGCGCTGAAGCGCACCGCCATCGCGTCGAAGGCCGCGTTCGAGAAGCTGGTCGCGGCCGAGAGGTAG
- a CDS encoding aminoglycoside phosphotransferase family protein, with protein sequence MLSRADRDLVARDATLPGLALLLDAPAVQDLLHEVASGHVEAVTPRYVRYKPGTNALVAYEVRVDGRVEVLHAKALAHVSGDRHAAKLHKPGSREVVAPAFGFARLVLPELGIALAAHPNDQKVRALPAVAASASRRSLLKRVVPSRPDLWDASLEPLAYKPERRFVAALRSGDRLSAVLRLHARGVALPVHLAAPVGLTVPTRLGARPSQGACVTSWVDGVPLDRLWADGLEAGLAGEVGRTIARWHGSHDTQLPDRRFPDDRAAIEAAAGLVGALAPDLGPAARDLAARLAVLLRVPVPSVPLHGDLHAAQVLARPAGIAFVDLDEACRGAAGADLGAFLASLLAAATLSPGTLPGVDALCDAVVDGYAREAGQVPVALDAWTAAHLLRRAPEPFRTRHQDWPGATASLLRLARHWADAARWRSRTPAVPVRRIADEQLPSLAPAMTPRTVERAIGASLGQGWRYVRVCDIRVVRHKAGRRCLLEYDLAGVPPRPDHVVTVIGKLRARGADLATASLMTHLWRDGFGPGSDHGASVPQPIGVLPDLSLWLQARVEGTAATTWAFDAEATPRLQRAAASVRRLHTSGAAVPRVHGVADEIAILAPRLARLAQARPDLAARLEAVRARVATRLLALPPRTDALLHRDLHPDHLIWNGDRMYLIDFDLAARGDAGLDVGNLAAHLLELGLRITGDPSSLRSAAEAFVAGYLREAPDVAAPVVETWTTAALARLAALSVELPGRGHTTDTLVAMCEGRLGEDAPGLLEVHP encoded by the coding sequence ATGCTGTCGCGCGCTGATCGGGATCTGGTCGCGCGGGATGCCACCCTGCCCGGGCTCGCGTTGCTCCTCGACGCGCCGGCCGTGCAGGACCTGCTGCACGAGGTCGCCAGCGGCCACGTGGAGGCGGTGACACCGCGCTACGTCCGCTACAAGCCGGGCACCAACGCCCTGGTCGCCTACGAGGTGCGGGTCGATGGCCGGGTGGAGGTGCTGCACGCCAAGGCCCTGGCGCATGTCTCCGGCGACCGGCACGCGGCCAAGCTGCACAAGCCGGGCAGTCGCGAGGTCGTGGCGCCCGCCTTCGGGTTCGCGCGCCTGGTGCTGCCGGAGCTCGGCATCGCACTCGCCGCGCATCCGAACGACCAGAAGGTGCGCGCGTTGCCGGCGGTGGCCGCCAGTGCGTCCCGGCGCTCGCTGCTGAAGCGCGTGGTGCCGTCGAGGCCCGACCTCTGGGACGCCTCCCTCGAGCCGCTGGCCTACAAGCCCGAGCGACGCTTCGTGGCCGCGCTGCGATCAGGGGACCGGCTCTCGGCGGTGCTTCGCCTGCATGCGCGGGGCGTGGCCCTGCCGGTACACCTGGCCGCCCCGGTCGGCCTGACGGTGCCGACACGGCTCGGGGCGCGGCCGTCGCAGGGCGCCTGCGTGACCTCCTGGGTCGACGGTGTGCCGCTCGACCGCCTGTGGGCCGACGGTCTCGAGGCCGGCCTGGCCGGTGAGGTCGGACGGACGATCGCCCGCTGGCACGGCTCGCACGACACGCAGCTGCCGGACCGCCGATTCCCCGATGACCGGGCCGCCATCGAGGCGGCCGCGGGCCTGGTGGGCGCGCTCGCTCCCGATCTCGGCCCGGCCGCTCGCGACCTCGCGGCGCGACTCGCCGTGTTGCTCCGGGTGCCCGTCCCGTCGGTGCCCCTGCACGGCGACCTTCACGCGGCCCAGGTCCTCGCCCGCCCTGCGGGCATCGCCTTCGTGGATCTCGACGAGGCATGTCGCGGCGCCGCCGGCGCCGACCTGGGCGCCTTCCTTGCGAGCCTCCTCGCCGCTGCCACGCTGTCGCCCGGCACCCTGCCGGGCGTCGACGCGCTGTGTGACGCCGTGGTGGACGGCTACGCCCGCGAGGCAGGGCAGGTGCCGGTGGCGCTCGACGCGTGGACCGCTGCGCACCTGTTGCGTCGCGCCCCGGAGCCGTTCCGCACCCGGCACCAGGACTGGCCCGGCGCGACCGCCTCCCTCCTGCGGCTGGCGCGGCACTGGGCCGACGCGGCGAGGTGGCGATCGCGCACGCCCGCCGTGCCGGTGCGTCGCATCGCCGACGAGCAACTGCCGTCGCTGGCGCCTGCCATGACGCCGCGCACGGTCGAACGCGCCATCGGCGCCAGCCTGGGCCAGGGGTGGCGCTACGTGCGCGTCTGCGACATCCGCGTGGTGCGGCACAAGGCGGGTCGCCGTTGCCTGCTCGAGTACGACCTGGCCGGCGTGCCCCCCCGCCCCGACCACGTCGTGACGGTGATCGGCAAGCTGCGCGCCCGCGGCGCCGACCTCGCCACGGCCTCGCTGATGACGCACCTCTGGCGTGACGGGTTCGGGCCCGGCAGCGACCACGGCGCGTCGGTGCCACAACCGATCGGCGTCCTGCCCGACCTGTCCCTGTGGCTGCAGGCGCGAGTGGAGGGCACGGCGGCGACGACGTGGGCCTTCGACGCCGAGGCGACGCCGCGGCTGCAGCGCGCGGCCGCCTCGGTGCGGCGCCTGCACACGAGCGGCGCCGCGGTGCCGCGTGTCCACGGCGTGGCCGACGAGATCGCCATCCTGGCGCCGCGCCTCGCGCGCCTCGCGCAGGCACGGCCGGACCTCGCGGCGCGACTCGAGGCCGTGCGCGCCAGGGTCGCCACCAGGCTGCTCGCACTGCCGCCGCGGACCGATGCGCTGCTGCACCGCGACCTGCACCCCGACCACCTGATCTGGAACGGCGATCGGATGTACCTGATCGACTTCGATCTTGCCGCCCGCGGCGATGCCGGGCTCGACGTCGGCAACCTCGCGGCGCACCTGCTCGAACTCGGCCTGCGCATCACCGGCGACCCGTCATCGCTGCGGTCGGCTGCGGAAGCCTTCGTCGCCGGCTACCTGCGAGAGGCGCCCGACGTGGCGGCGCCCGTGGTCGAGACGTGGACGACCGCGGCGTTGGCGCGCCTTGCGGCGCTCAGCGTCGAACTGCCCGGGCGCGGGCACACGACAGACACCCTCGTCGCCATGTGCGAAGGCCGCCTCGGCGAGGACGCACCTGGCCTGCTGGAGGTCCACCCGTGA
- a CDS encoding response regulator transcription factor has protein sequence MRALLVEDDPRIAEFVANGLREAGFVVDVAAEGDTGLRLATTGTHDVAVIDLMLPHLDGLGLIQQMRTRGVQTPVLILSARHSVDDRVTGLTAGGDDYLTKPFAFPELLARVHALIRRATQAPVTTQLAVGDLRLDLVSRTATRDGRVIELRPREFTLLEFLMRHAGRVVSKTMILSHVWDYSFDPGTNVVDVLVFRLREKVDRGFDTKLIHTVRGVGYVLKVA, from the coding sequence ATGCGTGCGCTGCTGGTGGAGGACGACCCGCGGATCGCCGAGTTCGTCGCCAATGGGCTGCGCGAGGCGGGCTTCGTCGTCGACGTGGCGGCCGAGGGCGACACGGGACTGCGGCTGGCGACGACCGGGACGCACGACGTCGCGGTCATCGACCTGATGCTGCCGCACCTCGACGGCCTCGGCCTCATCCAGCAGATGCGGACCCGCGGCGTGCAGACGCCGGTGCTGATCCTGTCGGCCAGGCACTCGGTGGACGACCGCGTGACCGGCCTGACGGCCGGAGGCGACGATTACCTCACCAAGCCGTTCGCGTTCCCCGAGCTGCTGGCGCGCGTCCACGCCCTGATCAGGCGCGCGACGCAGGCGCCGGTCACCACGCAGCTCGCGGTCGGCGACCTGCGCCTCGACCTGGTGAGCCGCACGGCGACGCGCGACGGCCGCGTCATCGAGCTCCGCCCGCGCGAGTTCACCCTGCTCGAGTTCCTGATGCGCCACGCCGGCCGTGTCGTCTCCAAGACGATGATCCTGTCGCACGTCTGGGACTACTCGTTCGATCCCGGGACCAACGTGGTCGACGTGCTCGTGTTCCGCCTCCGCGAGAAGGTCGACCGCGGCTTCGACACGAAGCTGATTCACACGGTGCGCGGGGTGGGCTATGTCCTCAAGGTGGCCTGA
- a CDS encoding ABC transporter permease — protein sequence MADSPPPSHRDRRQRSWPWVLGVAARALLLCALVPGVALLLGDLAPGDPLADVRLDPSLSPDALARLRSTWGIDDPLPVRYLHWIGGAFQGDLGTSFRHQAPVWTLVQPRMANTLRLTVPATLLAWAVGVPLGIWSAASRRGRVDRIIGGATVVLLATPELLLALGLVALALVTGWLPVAGMRSVEGDAGPADALAHLVLPVTVLALGLLPTVTRHVRSAMQEALASPSLVAARARGLPARRVLWRHALPLASAPLATLLGLSAATILSASLAVEAVFDWPGMGTLLLEATLAHDGPVVAAVTTLSSLLLSAGVLAGHALGALVDPRLSREDA from the coding sequence GTGGCCGACTCCCCTCCTCCCTCGCACCGCGACCGCCGGCAACGGTCCTGGCCGTGGGTGCTCGGAGTCGCCGCACGAGCCCTGCTGCTCTGCGCCCTCGTCCCGGGCGTCGCCCTGCTGCTCGGTGACCTCGCACCGGGCGACCCTCTCGCCGACGTCCGTCTCGACCCCTCCCTGAGCCCGGACGCGCTCGCCCGACTGCGCTCGACGTGGGGCATCGACGACCCGCTCCCCGTGCGCTACCTCCATTGGATCGGCGGCGCGTTCCAGGGCGATCTCGGCACGTCGTTCCGTCACCAGGCGCCGGTGTGGACGCTCGTGCAGCCGCGCATGGCCAACACCTTGCGGCTCACCGTGCCGGCGACGCTGCTGGCCTGGGCCGTCGGCGTCCCCCTCGGCATCTGGAGTGCCGCCTCGCGGCGCGGCCGCGTCGATCGCATCATCGGCGGCGCGACGGTCGTGCTGCTCGCGACGCCGGAACTGCTCCTGGCTCTCGGCCTCGTGGCGCTGGCGCTGGTCACCGGGTGGCTGCCCGTCGCCGGCATGCGGAGCGTCGAGGGCGACGCCGGGCCCGCCGACGCGCTCGCGCACCTCGTGCTGCCGGTCACGGTGCTGGCACTCGGCCTGCTGCCCACCGTGACCCGCCACGTGCGGAGCGCGATGCAGGAGGCACTGGCGTCGCCGTCGCTGGTCGCCGCGCGGGCCCGCGGCCTCCCGGCACGACGCGTGCTGTGGCGACATGCGCTGCCACTGGCCAGCGCGCCGCTGGCCACGCTGCTCGGGCTCTCGGCCGCGACGATCCTGAGCGCGTCGCTGGCCGTGGAAGCCGTCTTCGACTGGCCCGGTATGGGCACCCTGCTGCTCGAGGCCACGCTCGCGCACGACGGTCCCGTCGTGGCCGCGGTCACCACCCTGTCGTCGCTGCTGCTGTCGGCAGGCGTGCTCGCCGGGCACGCGCTCGGCGCCCTTGTCGATCCGCGCCTTTCGCGCGAGGACGCGTGA